ACATCGGCCTATTCATAGACCCCTAGACCCTAGAATTTTCTCTAGGGGTAGTTCTATCTTTACTACTCATTAAGGcattagtgtaggcgtccacaacatgtgttggtgcacggttctgccatgCCCGCCTCCGCGATTCGCGTCCTTGCCGCTGCTCTCCGTCCAGGGATGCCTCCGCGGTCGCCCCGCCATCTTCGCCCTCGCCCCGCTCTCCATGGAAGGAAGGGCGTCATTCCAGGGATTACCTCTGCGACAGCCCCCACCATTCTCGCCCTCACCCCGCTCTCCATCGAAGGAAGGGTGCCATTCCAGGGATTACCTCTGCGGCAGCCCCCACCATTCTCGCCCTCATCCGCTCTCCGCCATCCTCACCCCCACCCGCCCCCGCCATCCTCCTCCTACGCGCAAGTCTTCGGTGCCCTTCTCCTGCCCCTGCCATCCCCGCATATTTGGATCCGGGGTTCGCTCAGGTTGCCTCGCAAGGGCCCCACCACGCGCGGTCAGGGAGCATGGTGGGAGCTTCGCCCACGTCCGTGGTTGTTGGGAGCTTCGCTCACCATCTCATGCTCGCCTTTTACTCTGCTCCTTCACCCGATAACGGGGTCGCCGGTGTGGATCGAAACTACCTGGGTGCCTTGACATCATTCAACCAGCGCCGAGCTCCATCCGCAACAAACTCAAGCGGCCCCGCCTCATGTCCTGGTCAGCGGTGCAGATCGTCGGGAACTTCGCCCCCGTCGGTGAGCAGTCACCGACTTCGTCTTCAACGACTTTGGCGAAGGCAGGCGGCTCCAAAGCGCGCGTCACAGAGATCTTCGTCGTCACTGTGTCCGGCAGCAAGGTCCCATGCCTCGCGTTTGGGACCAGGAAGGCGTCGTTCCTCTTGGAGGTGCCGCTCAGCGTTGTTGCCTCGCTCTTTGACGAGGGCCATAGTGGGGGTCACGCCGTTGATATCGGCATCGTGATCGAGGAGCACCTGAATCCTGTCGTACATGCCTGCAAGGGTGAACCTGAATCTTGTCGTGATTGAAGGGTACCAGGTGGGTGGTGTCCTTGGCGTGAAGCTGATGACCACCACCGAGATGGTTGTCCCCTTCTCCTCTGTTTGATTGCCTCCGCATCTGCTTCtataaaacttcagatgcaaggatGTCGTTTAGACTTATCACTTTGTTGATTAAATCAGAGCTCCAAACATCGCAATCAAGGTTCGCATTACATTCAAGTTTGATTGATATATCATACATTTGTACATTAATCGAAATTTTTAGATTAAAGTCAAGTTTTCAATCCATGTTCAAATTATTGTCTTCATGATAGCAGATTGGTTGGTCGAATCGACAGTGTGAGGGTAAGGTTGGCAATGGTGAACAAGGGCAAGGGCATCTCACTGCCTCGTCATGTAGTCCTCCATGTTGTCCATCCCCAAAGGCCACTACTCCGAAGGTGACATCACACAGTCTTCTCCTCCCCCTTTCAGTTCCAGTTTTAGGTGTCGTGGCATACCATGAATCCATGCCACACCTAATTTGGtgcgctcatgaggttgtgacagCTGTGTTGCATTCGATGCAATAGGATGCAAGTGCGGAAGGAGATTGGTTTGGTGATCGGGGCTACGAAGTGATGATGCACCTTCACGGCACATGGTTGTTGATACTCAATTTTGAGTGGCAGTGGTTGGCCTTGTAGTAATTGAACATTGCTTGATTGGTGTGTTCATGTTAAGATTAATTTATTTCCTTCTCTGCAAGTGTTAGTTTATCGCAAAGTTATCTTGACTTAATATGTTATTATCTTGTTCCTTCTCTAAAGTTCCTTGAGACAAAATGGCATTGTGCTTTAATATTCATTTTTATGTTAGAATATATTAGTAATCATGAGTTTGTACGCAGATTTTTCTTTACCATAGACTGTAGTGAATGTCCTAAATCGCCCAAAGCCCCAGATGATTTTTAACTCCAGATGAATGTTTGTCGTTTTGTCTAACAAAATGAAGAACAATTTATCAAGATGAGCGGTAACATGTGTAATTGAAGCTCAAATGCTCTGCAACACAAATGCCTGGGGAGCTGCTGGTTGGTTCCAGGGCACAGAAAATGTAGTTAGAAAATTTATCTAGGTACTTGAGGTAATAATCATGTGTAGTGGCTGATGGTACATGTTGTCTAACTTATTTCCATCCCTGAAATAATGCATCTTGTGTTGTGCATACTTTTTTAAGACTATTACAAGTTGGGGCTCTTGGCCGACCTGGCGTCGAGGCCGGCGGATCCTCAATCCCCACCTCTATTCCAGGCAAAACCACCAGAACGATGCCGCAACAGCCGCaagcaccaacacctctccaaccACAGCAGCCGCAATTCACTGGAATGAATGCTATCATCTGTCAACTAAAGCTACATCTTTCCTAGGTTGATCTCCTTCCCAGAGATACTGATTTGAATTGTATAGGCGACTGGGTTGTTGAGTCAGTTGTCAAGAAGAAGCTTAAGTAGGAAACCTTTCCTCACTCGCGGTACTTTCGTTCGGTTAGATGATTTTATCAATTAAAATTTTGTGTATGCAGCATCCTTAGTGTCCATTTGACAAGCTCAAAGTCATTGGTCGGTATCACAAGGGTTATATCAGAGATTCATCAGGAAAGGAAGGTCAGCATTTCTGTTTATTTTTGTGATTATTGCAGTTATTTTAACTGTGTTATCGAATGAACTCTTATTCTGACATGGGCTATAACTTTTTTACCTATGAGTAAATCTACGTCGACCATGAAGAGGCTAGGCAGTTGACTGAACAAGGAGGAGGTTGTACAACACGCGGCGCCACACAACTGGGAGAGCCATCGCCACCTCGATACGCTAGGTAAGTGTACCCCTCCTCTTCGTTTCCTTCTGTCATATCTGATTGAAAACATGAGCACATCCTATAACAGATCCCATGCTCCAGTAGCTAAAAATGCAAAAGTTGCTACCTACAGGTGTCCATTTTGTGTTGGTAAGCAATAACACTTGATTTTTCCTTACATTAGTAATGTGGGTGCAGTCTAAATTTTGTGTTGGTAAGTAATCTTTACTACTCCTTAAGAACATTCTGTTATATCTAATCGAGAAATTGAGTTTATTTTTAAAAAGTACCTGTATGGGGGAATCTATTTGTTCCTAGCGTTATGTGGACTTAAATCAATTGAACTTTCCAGTCCTGTTATTTGTATCTCATAATTGTGTTACTAATGCAGGATACCAGTTCAACTATGTGTTTGACTGGATCATTCTGAAGTATCCTTAGATAGGCTCCAACCTGTGAACCAGGGTATGCGAGGGCCTTTTGTATCTGTTTGTTGTACGTTTCTTTAGTTTGGCAGACTTACCTCATCTGTTCACCATTATTTAGGCAGGTGAAAGAACCAGTGGAGCTGCTGGACCCTCAATTGATAAGATGGAGAAGGCTCCAGGTTTGCCCTACTCTTGCAAAAAAATGTGTAACAAATCTGTGATACAAACCAGACACATATTTGAGCCCGATCTTCGTGCAGGAGAAGCGTTCAGTAGAAGGAACCCTAGCGGTCCTGTGAACCAGACTGACAGTTACGCGCAACAGCCACACGAGATTGTATCCATGTCGCTAAAGGAAATTGTAAGCTAAACTTCCCTTCCCTCCGCCTCCTGTATGGTCTATGAACATCCAGCGTCGTCGTGCAGTCCTCACGTATCTCATGAGCTTTAACCATGCATTACCCATTTCTCCAGATGCATAGCATTGATCGATCTGGGAAAGGACTATGGAGAGATCACTCCAAATATCTATAAATAGATCCGTGCCTTTTGGACCTCCACTTGCTGATGACATGATCAAGGACATAAATAGATCACTGAAATATTGTCGAAGACCCAACCAAAGAGAGGGTACAGATATAAACTCTTGGGAACTTTCTTTTAATTTTTACAATTATTATCTATAAAGTATGGTAAAATTTTCTGTCCACCTTTTCTCTTGGCATTTTTACCTTATTAAATTAAGAGTAGTTCAAGTTGACGATAAAGAGAACCATCAGCTGTGTTTAGTTCTGTAGGCGTGGTGCTTGAGCCGCCGAACATGCTCGTGTTCCTTTCTTTCCAGATCATCCATCTGACAAGCAAAAGCAGGGAGTCAAAATCACGCTGGATGTTGTCGTCTTGAAACATCCCTCAGTTGAAAACAGTATCAGGGGTCAGTTCTTTTTGCCCTGATAGAAACCATCAAATGCATAAAATTCTTTCAGCTGATTAGCGGTTTGGTTTACCAACACATGATTACTGGTCTTCCTGTAACTGGTAGGTAGGTATGCAGCTCCTGTGCTGTGAAGTTGTTGAGAAGACTGACGCAGTGGTCTATCGTGGAAAGGTAAACAGCAGCGCACCTTCCTGTAACTGGTAAGTAGGTATTCAGGTGTGGTCATTTTTCTCAGGTAAGCAATTTTATAAGTTATTACTATCTGGCCTTTCTTTTGTCAAGTTACAGTGTATTTGTGATTAATTCTTATCTATAGAAGGAATCATTAACTTTCCTGAATCACTGTAAGATTTGCCTTTTCGTGTATGGCATGTATTGCGCCTCCTTCACATGATAATCTGATCCCGGATGAACATGTTCACACAATTGTAATCAAACTTGACTTTTTATTTGAATGTTTATTAGGTAACTTAGTTCACTCAatgtatcactatcactatcacaccACTGGATGTCTGGTCTTCATGCTGAATCTTTTTCCAGGATTACTTCAGGTGGGGTAGTGGTAGTTCATTAAAACGCCTTCAGCAAGGAACCTAAGTTTTGGAATTCATTCAAAAGTTAACTTTCAGTAACTTATAAGGGtcatttcttttttctttttgggATTAATTTTAGCTAAATGAACTCTGAAATTATAAGAACATTCCATCTATGATTGTTCTGGACATGAATATGTGTAGGGCTTGTTTTACCTAAACCCAATGGTGGAGTTAAGTTACCTTGTGAGAGGTTTTTCTATGTCCACTCTGTACTGTGGGCCCTAATTTAGTCAGGGAGGAGGGGTAGGTCTTTAGCAAACTGTGATTTGCTTCTATAGTGGCAAGCGGATGCATGGTATATAAATATTGTACTGGTTTTTCATTGCCTGTTTTAAATATAGCATGTTTTACTTGTAGTAAGATGTGTGTCATCTGTTCCCAACTGACATGTCTTATTTATGACAGGTATCAGCACATTTGTCTGGAAGCAATTGTCTTGGATGTGCTGCTAGGTCTGATCTTCGGAAGTGGGCTGCTGCCGAGAAATTTCAACCATCTTCAAAGTCAAGTGGCCATCTAAATGCTACTGGCCAAAAAGCGCATAGCTTAGTTGATTCTGAGAAACCAAGCAATCAGAGGCCTGCCGTAATTGTGAAGTCTCACACAACAAGGCTCCCTGTTGGTAATCCGGATGGGACAATCATTATAAGAACCGACCAGTACAACATAGATGATCTCCGAATCGACTATATGTATGCAAAGTTCTTTGTTAT
This portion of the Zea mays cultivar B73 chromosome 2, Zm-B73-REFERENCE-NAM-5.0, whole genome shotgun sequence genome encodes:
- the LOC103648926 gene encoding uncharacterized protein, whose translation is MPASAIRVLAAALRPGMPPRSPRHLRPRPALHGRKGVIPGITSATAPTILALTPLSIEGRVPFQGLPLRQPPPFSPSSALRHPHPHPPPPSSSYAQVFGALLLPLPSPHIWIRGSLRLPRKGPTTRERGRRCGSKLPGCLDIIQPAPSSIRNKLKRPRLMSWSAVQIVGNFAPVGEQSPTSSSTTLAKAGGSKARVTEIFVVTVSGSKVPCLAFGTRKASFLLEVPLSVVASLFDEGHSGGHAVDIGIVIEEHLNPVVHACKGEPESCRD
- the LOC103648927 gene encoding YTH domain-containing protein ECT2, which encodes MERSLQISINRSVPFGPPLADDMIKDINRSLKYCRRPNQREDHPSDKQKQGVKITLDVVVLKHPSVENSIRGMQLLCCEVVEKTDAVVYRGKVSAHLSGSNCLGCAARSDLRKWAAAEKFQPSSKSSGHLNATGQKAHSLVDSEKPSNQRPAVIVKSHTTRLPVGNPDGTIIIRTDQYNIDDLRIDYMYAKFFVIKSIGEADVHKSIKYGVWSSSSSGNSKLDSAFRDADRISRRHSTKCPVFLFFSVSIYLLGRYPCDVSNEVRWRFTIYVPWHRTGTYLVME